The sequence TCTTCATAGCTCTTATTCCTCCTCATTTTTATTTTTTTATATGTTTTTTTGTAAAATCATATACTTTCTTCATATCGCCGTCGACTTCCAAATCCTCGGCTTTTTTTTCTATCATAGAATTATAATGTTGTTCTCTTAACTCTTTATTGATATTATCCTTTACTTCATCAACAGTAAAATAATCATAATCGTTCTTAGCCGTACACTGCACAAGATACAGCGCCCCATTTTCATCTACTACCTGTGTCGATTCTCCAATCTTTAATTCATATCCCAGTTCCAAAACATCTCCGATTTCCTTCGCCTTCGAAGAAACCTCACTGGAAAGCAGTTCTTCATGGGAAAAATACGGACTCAGCATCTCGTTTTCTGCCACAAGTTTCTGTAATGTTTGTGAGCCATCCATGCTTTTATAAATAGATATCAATTCTTTTTCCAGTAACTCTTTTTGATCTTCCGTCATATTTTCTGAAAGATATGGGATTTTTATATAATCCAGTGTGATATCATCATTTTTTTGAAAGAGTGCATCTTTGTTTTTTTCATAATACTGTACTCTTTCTTCTTCTGTGATCTCCATTCC comes from Coprococcus phoceensis and encodes:
- a CDS encoding peptidyl-prolyl cis-trans isomerase — protein: MKKKIVCLVATVLTAGIFVAGAFFIKGKFELNIHEKPISKEEYLYVMNQQIYDVSNELTENRDIQIDEKFWETEIEGTVPYKKLADQTIEQLKYYRAVYETAIEEGYVEYADYEHMIKRMEEENKMRAEKIENGEPVFGLSKFTTELYMEYEMDSFQKRYCENLKNEGMEITEEERVQYYEKNKDALFQKNDDITLDYIKIPYLSENMTEDQKELLEKELISIYKSMDGSQTLQKLVAENEMLSPYFSHEELLSSEVSSKAKEIGDVLELGYELKIGESTQVVDENGALYLVQCTAKNDYDYFTVDEVKDNINKELREQHYNSMIEKKAEDLEVDGDMKKVYDFTKKHIKK